The window CTATTTTGAAACCGTTACCACGTTCTGATAACATGTTTTCAACCGGAACCTTGGTATCGCTAAAGAATACCTGACGGGTGGAAGAGGAATGAATCCCTAATTTGTGCTCTTCTTCACCAAGGGTAATACCATTTCCGGGATCATTCTCAACAATAAAACCAGTAATGTTTTTGTCGTCTTCTATACGGGCAAAAACTATAAACAAATTAGCAAACCCGGCATTTGATATCCACATTTTTTGTCCGCTAATTTTATAATGCGTACCATCTTCTGAAAGAACAGCTTTTGTTTTCCCCGAATTAGCATCAGAACCTGCTCCGGGTTCAGTTAGACAATATGCGCCAAACCATTCTCCCGAAGCCAGTTTAGGAACATATTTTTGTTTCTGTTCTTCTGTTCCGTATAGTGTAATCGGCATGGTGCCAATTCCGGTATGCGCTCCGAACGCCGTACTAAAGGAGCCACTGGTACCAGAAATATAGTCGCAGACCAGCATCGTTGATACAAAGCCCATTCCTAGTCCGCCATACGCTTCCGGTACAGCTACACCAAGCAGCCCCAATTCTCCTGTTTTACGCATTAGTTCTTCTGTAAATGCGTAATCTTTGGTTTCAAATCTGGGTTTGTTCGGCCATAATTCACGATCTACGAATTCAATGACTGAATCACGCATCATTTTTTGCTCCTCATTGAGGTCTTCCGGAGTAAATATATCTTCCGCTTTAGTTTCCTTGACGATGAATTCACCGCCACGAGTTAATTTTTTGTTTATAGATTCTGTACTCATTTTATATAGTTTTTTAGTTAGTATTGAGTTTAAACAGTCTCATTACTCTAGTCCCATTTCTTGATCTGATTAATTCAAAAATTCGTATACGCCGGCAGCACCTTGCCCTGTTCCAACGCACATGGTAACAATACCATATTTATGCTGCCTTCTTCTCATTTCGTCAAACAACTGAACAGAAAGTTTAGCGCCTGTACAACCAAGAGGATGACCAAGTGATATAGCACCTCCATTTACATTTACAATTTCAGGATCTAAACCTAATTTTCGGATAACGGCTAACGACTGAGAAGCAAAGGCTTCATTTAATTCGAAAAGCTCAATGTCATTCAGTTTCAGTCCAGCCTGGTCAATAGCCTTTGGAATCGCTTTAATAGGACCTATCCCCATGATACGGGGTTCAACACCTACTGCGGCATATGACACTAATCTGGCAATAGGTTCCAGATTTAGTTCTTTTACCATTTTTTCACTCATAACCAATACGAAAGCGGCACCATCGCTCATTTGTGATGAGTTACCCGCAGTAACACTTCCACCTTGAGCAAACACCGGGCGCAACCTTCCTAATGCTTCTATCGATGTATCTGCCCTGGGGCCTTCATCTGTATCTACAATATAGCTTTTGGTTACTTTTTTGTTGTTCTTGTCAACATATACTTGTTCGATATTTATCGGTACAATCTGTTCTTTGAATTTCCCTTCTTTAATAGCATTTAAAGCTCTTTGATGTGAATTATATGCAAACACATCCTGATCGGCTCTCGAAACGTTATATTCATTGGCTACGGCTTCAGCTGTAAGTCCCATTCCCCAATAATAATCTTCGTGCCCTTCTTTAGCTAATTGATAATCCGGAACAGGTTTGTATCCACCCATCGGAATAAAGCTCATACTTTCAGCACCACCGGCAATAATACAATCGGCCATTCCCGACTGAATTTTGGCCGTAGCGATACCAATAGTTTCTAACCCGGAAGCGCAGTACCTGTTTACGGTAACTCCCGGAACATCCTCTGTTTTTAATCCCATTAATGAAATCAGGCGTCCCATGTTAAGGCCTTGCTCGGCTTCCGGCATAGCGTTCCCTACAATAACATCGTCTATACGATTTTTATCAAGTTCAGGAACTTTGTCCATTATGTATTGGATGGTTTCCGCAGCTAATTCATCAGGACGTTTAAAACGAAACAGTCCTCTTGGGGCTTTCCCTACTGCTGTTCGATATGCTTTTACTATATATGCTGTTTTCATTTTATTAAATTTTTTAGAAAAGATTATTAAAACATTCAACCATTAATTTCTCAGTGGTTTTCCCGTCTTTAACATATGCTGAATACGTTCTAATGTTTTTCTTTCGGTACACAGCGATAAGAAAGCTTCACGTTCAATGTCTAATAAATATTGTTCGGATACATAACCAGCTTCAGATAAGTCTCCACCGGCCATAACATAGGCCAGTTTATTGGCAATCTTCTTATCGTGATCAGAAATGTATTTACCCGCATACATTGCATCAGTACCTACCAAGAACATGCCTAATGCCTGTTTTCCTAATACCTTAACATCGGTGCGTTTAATCGGCTTCGTGTATCCTGCTTCGGCAAGCAACAGGGCATGTTTTTTAGCTTCAGCAATTTGTCTGTCTTTATTTACGACGACCACATCTTTTCCTTTTTGGAGGATATTAAGGTCGTAGGCTTCGTAAGCTGAGGTAGAAACTTTTGCCATACCAATTGTAAGGAAGTGTTCTCTTAACACGTTCAATTCCACATCATCTTTTCTGAATAAGTCAGATGCACGGAGCGCCATTTCTTTAGAGCCACCACCTCCGGGAATCACACCAACCCCAAATTCTACCAACCCGATATATGTTTCTGCTGCAGCTACTATTTTATCGGCATGTAACGACAATTCACAGCCGCCTCCCAGGGTCATTCCGTGCGGGGCTGAAATGGTAGGGATTGAAGAATATCGCATACGCATCATGGTATCCTGGAACATCTTGATAGCCATATTCAGCTCATCGTATTCTTGTTCTACAGCCATCATAAATATCATTCCGATATTGGCTCCTACCGAGAAGTTAGCTCCTTGATTTCCAATTACTAGTCCCTGAAAGTCTTTTTCAGCCAGATCGATAGCTTTATTTAGTCCTGCAAGGACGTCGCCTCCTATGGTATTCATCTTAGACTGGAATTCACAGTTTAAGATACCATCACCTAAATCTTCAACGACTACACCACTATTTTTCCAGACCTCGTTCGATTTTCTGATGTTGTCAAGTATGATGAAGGCATCCTGCCCCGGCTTTTTAACTTGCTTTTTTGCAGGAATATCGTAGTAGAATGTAGCACCGTCTTTAACCGTATAGAATGAAGAGTTGCCTCCTTCGGTCATTTCAGTTATCCATGAAGCTGTTTCGTAGCCTTCAGCTTTCATTAATTCAATTCCTTTTTCAACACCGATGGCATCCCATATTTCAAACGGACCGTTATCCCATCCAAAACCGGCTTTCATGGCATCGTCTATCCGGTATAGTTCGTCAGATATTTCGGGGATACGATTCTGAACATAGGCAAATAATGCCGAAAAGTTCTTGCGGTAAAATTCACCCGCTTTATCTTTTCCTCCTGTCAGCACTTTAAATCTGTCTATAGGTTTATCTATAGTTTTAGTAAGTTCCAAAGTAGGGAAGGATACTTTCTTTTTGGTGCGATATTCCATGGTGTCTAAGTCTAATGACAGTATATCACTTTTACCGTCATCGCTTTTTACCTTTTTATAAAACCCTTGTCCCGTTTTACTACCGAGCCATTTGTTTTCCATCATGGTCTCTATAAATCCGGGGAGTTTGAAGAGTCCGTGAGCCTCATCTTCGGGGCAGTTTTCATAGAGTCCGTTTGCAACATGAACTAAGGTGTCTAGGCCTACTACATCGACAGTTCTGAAAGTGGCTGATTTAGGCCTTCCGATAACCGGACCGGTAAGTTTATCAACTTCCTCCACGGTGAGTCCCATCTCTTTAACCTGATGAAATAAACTCTGAATTCCGAATATTCCAATTCGGTTTCCTATAAATGCCGGAGTATCTTTGGCTAAAACCGATGTCTTTCCTAAAAACTTTTCGCCATATGACATTAAGAAGTCAGTAACTTCCTGACTACAGTCAGGTCCGGGAACTACTTCAAATAATTTCAGATAGCGCGGAGGATTAAAGAAGTGCGTTACCGCAAAGTGTTTTTGGAAATCCTCACTTCTACCTTCATTCATAAAGGAAATAGGAATACCGGAGGTGTTTGAAGTAATTAAAGTGCCCGGTTTTCTGTGTTTTTCTATTTGTTCGAAAACCTTTTTCTTGATATCAAGTCTTTCAACAACTACTTCAATGATCCAGTCTACGCCGGAAATTTTATGCAGGTCATCCTCTAAATTTCCAGTTTGTATTCTATTGGCAAACTTTTGATGATAAATAGGGGACGGCTTTGATTTTAATGCGCTTGTAAGATTGTCGTTTACTATTCTATTTCTAACAACCGGGTTTTCGAGAGTTAAGCCTTTTGCCTGTTCTTTTTCGGTAAGTTCTCTGGGAACGATATCCAGTAATAAAACTTCAACTCCAATATTGGCAAAGTGGCATGCAATACCACTCCCCATTATCCCGGAGCCGATTACAGCAACTTTATTAATTCTTCGTGTCATGTTTTCTCTTTTATAGTTTTTAAAAATGACAAAGCCACCAGATCAGGACAGATATGATGGCTTTATTTATGATTTTTCTGTGTTAACTTCTTGGGTATATACTTTTTTCTCTGTGATCAGTTCATTAATTGTTTCCATCACATTGAAAAAGCCATTCAGGTCCGTTTCTGATACATTGGATTTAACCACCTCGTTGAACCTTAAAACCACAGCTTTAGAAATTTCTCTCTTTTCTTTCCCAAAAGCGGTCAGGCATATTAAGACACTTCTACCGTCTTCCGGATTGGGTTTACGGCGGATTAAACCTTTTTCTTCCATATTTTTTAGAATTCGGGAAAGACTGGTAGATTCCATTCCCATTCTTGGTCCAAGAGAAGTAGAGGGCGTACCCTTTTCAGGATCTATACTCAGAAGTGTAAAACCAGTAGCCATAGTGGTTTCAAACTTTGCTGCTTCTTCATTATACATTCTGGCTACAGCTTGCCAGGTGGCCCTTAAGGCATAATCTATGGTTTTATCTTTCATTTTATTTATTATGCATTCCTCAAATATAACAAAAAATGCTATGCATGCATAACAAATAAAAATAAAAATTTTGTTAATAATTTTGAGGGTAATTCAAAAAAAACTCCTTTTAATTAAAAGGAGTCTTGTATAGTGTCATAAAAACGAAATTTGTCAGCGGCCATAAATTTCGTTATACAAGTTTATATATTTCTCTTTAATGATTTTTCGTTTAAGCTTCATAGTGGGAGTGAGGTGTCCTTCTTCAATGCTCCAGACATCAGGGGTTAGCCTAAAGACTTTGATTCGTTCCCATTTGCCGAAATGTGCATTGTAAAAATCAATCTCTTCCTGGATGCGTTCGATTAAAGTTTCATTTTTTGAAAGAGCTTCAAGCGTATTTCCGAGGTCAATATTATGACGTCTGGCCCACTCTTCAACAAATTCGAAATTAGGTTGAATTAATGCTCCGGGCATTTTTTCCCCTTCACCAACAACCATTATTTGTTCTATGAAGCGAGATTGCTTCATTTCATTTTCGATTAGCTGCGGAGCTACGTATTTACCTCCGGAGGTTTTAAACATTTCCTTTTTGCGGTCAGTGATTTTTAAAAAACCTTCTTTATCGATTTCACCGATATCGCCTGTATGAAAATAACCATCGGTCATTACACCGGCTGTTTTTTCGGGATCTTTATAATAGCCTACCATCACATTGGGACCTTTGCACAGGATTTCTCCGTCTTCAGCGATTTTCACGTCTACATTTGGCAGCATTTTACCGACTGTACCTATTTTCCACCCCCGGTTACGTTGATCATTAACAGCAATTACAGGAGATGTTTCTGTAAGTCCGTAGCCTTCCATAATAGGAATTCCGGCAGCAGCAAAAACTCTGGCCAATCTGGGTTGTAAAGCAGCACTTCCCGAAACCATGATTTTTAATTGACCTCCAAGGCCTTCTTGCCATTTACTGAATATCAGCTTGCGGGCAATCCCTAGTTTTTTCTCATACCACCATCCATTATCTCCATAGGGTTCAAATTCTTCGCCCAGTGCTAATGCCCAAAAGAATAATTTTTTCTTGATCCCCTTTAAATCACTTCCCTTGGCATAAATTTTATCATATACTTTTTCTGTAAGCCTTGGAACAACCGTCATGACATGTGGCTTGATTTCTTTAAGATTGTCGCCCATTTTTTCGATGGATTCTGCAAAATGGATACGGATACCGCAATATTGGTATAAGTAAACGACCATTCGTTCGAAAATATGACAAATAGGGAGGAAGCTTAATGCTTTATCGCCTGTGTCCAATGGTACGCGTTCTTCACTATCCACTACATTAGATACGATATTTTTATGAGTCAGCATTACTCCTTTTGGCCTGCCTGTTGTGCCTGAGGTGTAGATGAGGGTTGCCAGATCGTCTGGTTGCACTTTTTCTTTTACAGCTTCGACTTCACTTTGATTACTGTCATCTTCTCCCAAAGCCAAGACTTCATTCCAGTTTTTACAGCTTTCTATGGTATCAAAGCTATAGACCTCTTTCAGGCTTGGAACATTGTTCCGGATGGCACGTACCTTGGTTAAGACTTCTTCGTCAGAGACAAAACAGTAAATTGATTCGGAGTGATTTAATACATATTCATAATCTTCTTCAGATATGGTGGGGTATATGGGTACATTCTGAGCTCCTAATTGTAAAACTCCGATATCGACCATATGCCATTCTGTTCTGTTAGTAGAAGAAATAACAGCTATTTTGTCGTTAGGTTTTACTCCCATTCTCAATAGTGCTCTACTAATTTTATTAGCATTATTTACATATTCCTGAGAAGAAGTTTTTACCCAATTATCATTATGCTTGGTAACCAAAGCATCTTCTAAATTGAATTTTTCTAATTGATAATATGGAATATCAAATAATCGGGAAACTTTGTTCATATCTGTGTGAGATTAAGTGATTTGCAAAATATGAAAAAAGCCCTTTAATTTCAATAGATGTCATAAAAAAAGGAGTTGTATGTTATCAACTCCTTAATTTTTAATAAGATATATTTCTAAATTACTTTTTTTCTAACCATTTTCTGGCATTTACAAAAGCTTCTATCCATGGAGAAACTTCATCTTTTCTTCCATTGGGGTAGTTTGCCCAGTTCCATTGGAAGATAGAGCGTTCAATATGAGGCATGGTTACCAGGTGCCTACCTGTTCTGTCACACATCATAGCTGTATTGTAGTCAGAGCCGTTTGGATTTGCAGGGTAACCTTCGTACCCATATTTAGCAACAATATTATAACGATCTTCAGAAAGAGGTAACCTGAACTTACCTTCACCATGAGAAATCCATACACCCAATGTAGTACCGGCAAGGGTGGAAAGCATTACAGAGTTATTCTCCTGCACTTTTACAGAGGTAAAGCTACTCTCGTGTTTATGAGAATCGTTATAAGTCATTTTTCCATGAACTTCATGCTCAGGATTTAGAACCTCCAGCTCCATAAATAACTGACATCCGTTACAGATACCTACAGAAAGAGTATCTTCTCTCTCGAAGAATTTTTTAAGGGCATTGTTTGCTTTCTCGTTATACAGGAAAGCTCCGGCCCACCCTTTGGCGCTTCCGAGAACATCTGAATTTGAAAAACCTCCAACAGCTCCGATAAACTGAATATCTTCAAGAGTTTCTCTTCCCGAGATAAGGTCGGTCATGTGCACATCTTTTACGTCAAAACCTGCCAAATACATTGCGTTGGCCATTTCACGTTCAGAATTACTTCCTTTTTCTCTTAGAATAGCCGCCTTTGGTCTTGGTTTGGAATTATCAATATCAGGACGTCTACCTGTAAAGTGACCGGGGAATTGGTATTGTAAAGCCTGATTTTTATAATTATCAAATCGTTCTTTTGCTAAACCATTAGCCGTTTGCTTCTGATCTAACAGATAAGATGTTTTAAACCAGATATCTCTGTATTTCGCTATATCAAAAGAAAATGCATCAGCATTGTTTTTGATGCTTACGATTCCGGAGTCATTTGCTTTACCGATGTTAAAGAATT of the Zhouia spongiae genome contains:
- a CDS encoding acetyl-CoA C-acyltransferase; translation: MKTAYIVKAYRTAVGKAPRGLFRFKRPDELAAETIQYIMDKVPELDKNRIDDVIVGNAMPEAEQGLNMGRLISLMGLKTEDVPGVTVNRYCASGLETIGIATAKIQSGMADCIIAGGAESMSFIPMGGYKPVPDYQLAKEGHEDYYWGMGLTAEAVANEYNVSRADQDVFAYNSHQRALNAIKEGKFKEQIVPINIEQVYVDKNNKKVTKSYIVDTDEGPRADTSIEALGRLRPVFAQGGSVTAGNSSQMSDGAAFVLVMSEKMVKELNLEPIARLVSYAAVGVEPRIMGIGPIKAIPKAIDQAGLKLNDIELFELNEAFASQSLAVIRKLGLDPEIVNVNGGAISLGHPLGCTGAKLSVQLFDEMRRRQHKYGIVTMCVGTGQGAAGVYEFLN
- a CDS encoding AMP-dependent synthetase/ligase — protein: MNKVSRLFDIPYYQLEKFNLEDALVTKHNDNWVKTSSQEYVNNANKISRALLRMGVKPNDKIAVISSTNRTEWHMVDIGVLQLGAQNVPIYPTISEEDYEYVLNHSESIYCFVSDEEVLTKVRAIRNNVPSLKEVYSFDTIESCKNWNEVLALGEDDSNQSEVEAVKEKVQPDDLATLIYTSGTTGRPKGVMLTHKNIVSNVVDSEERVPLDTGDKALSFLPICHIFERMVVYLYQYCGIRIHFAESIEKMGDNLKEIKPHVMTVVPRLTEKVYDKIYAKGSDLKGIKKKLFFWALALGEEFEPYGDNGWWYEKKLGIARKLIFSKWQEGLGGQLKIMVSGSAALQPRLARVFAAAGIPIMEGYGLTETSPVIAVNDQRNRGWKIGTVGKMLPNVDVKIAEDGEILCKGPNVMVGYYKDPEKTAGVMTDGYFHTGDIGEIDKEGFLKITDRKKEMFKTSGGKYVAPQLIENEMKQSRFIEQIMVVGEGEKMPGALIQPNFEFVEEWARRHNIDLGNTLEALSKNETLIERIQEEIDFYNAHFGKWERIKVFRLTPDVWSIEEGHLTPTMKLKRKIIKEKYINLYNEIYGR
- a CDS encoding MarR family winged helix-turn-helix transcriptional regulator, translated to MKDKTIDYALRATWQAVARMYNEEAAKFETTMATGFTLLSIDPEKGTPSTSLGPRMGMESTSLSRILKNMEEKGLIRRKPNPEDGRSVLICLTAFGKEKREISKAVVLRFNEVVKSNVSETDLNGFFNVMETINELITEKKVYTQEVNTEKS
- a CDS encoding 3-hydroxyacyl-CoA dehydrogenase/enoyl-CoA hydratase family protein; protein product: MTRRINKVAVIGSGIMGSGIACHFANIGVEVLLLDIVPRELTEKEQAKGLTLENPVVRNRIVNDNLTSALKSKPSPIYHQKFANRIQTGNLEDDLHKISGVDWIIEVVVERLDIKKKVFEQIEKHRKPGTLITSNTSGIPISFMNEGRSEDFQKHFAVTHFFNPPRYLKLFEVVPGPDCSQEVTDFLMSYGEKFLGKTSVLAKDTPAFIGNRIGIFGIQSLFHQVKEMGLTVEEVDKLTGPVIGRPKSATFRTVDVVGLDTLVHVANGLYENCPEDEAHGLFKLPGFIETMMENKWLGSKTGQGFYKKVKSDDGKSDILSLDLDTMEYRTKKKVSFPTLELTKTIDKPIDRFKVLTGGKDKAGEFYRKNFSALFAYVQNRIPEISDELYRIDDAMKAGFGWDNGPFEIWDAIGVEKGIELMKAEGYETASWITEMTEGGNSSFYTVKDGATFYYDIPAKKQVKKPGQDAFIILDNIRKSNEVWKNSGVVVEDLGDGILNCEFQSKMNTIGGDVLAGLNKAIDLAEKDFQGLVIGNQGANFSVGANIGMIFMMAVEQEYDELNMAIKMFQDTMMRMRYSSIPTISAPHGMTLGGGCELSLHADKIVAAAETYIGLVEFGVGVIPGGGGSKEMALRASDLFRKDDVELNVLREHFLTIGMAKVSTSAYEAYDLNILQKGKDVVVVNKDRQIAEAKKHALLLAEAGYTKPIKRTDVKVLGKQALGMFLVGTDAMYAGKYISDHDKKIANKLAYVMAGGDLSEAGYVSEQYLLDIEREAFLSLCTERKTLERIQHMLKTGKPLRN